One window of the Microvirga mediterraneensis genome contains the following:
- a CDS encoding amino acid ABC transporter permease encodes MSRLDLSSASPLGDARFRDVATAHAPFRLGRLILWAVILLVAANFAWIVAHNENFGWPVVAAYFFDPTVIKGLYVSLGLTVVAMAIGTVLGLVLAIARMSKDRLANSFASLFIWFFRGTPLLVQLIFWYNLSTLFPRLSIAIPFGPTLASWDTNSVITPMTAAIVGLALNEAAYMAEIIRGGLLSVDRGQTETAEAFGMTRARALWRIIIPQAMRSIVPPTGNQLISMIKATSLVSVIAMADLLYSVQSIYNRTFEIIPMLLVAVIWYLLITSVLNVGQSYIEAYYGRSERRNRAADKPAPVGTVVEEASH; translated from the coding sequence ATGAGCCGTCTTGATCTGTCGAGCGCATCGCCCTTGGGCGATGCGCGTTTCCGGGACGTGGCGACGGCCCACGCTCCCTTCCGCCTGGGCCGATTGATCTTGTGGGCCGTCATCCTTCTCGTAGCGGCGAACTTCGCCTGGATCGTCGCCCATAACGAGAACTTCGGCTGGCCCGTCGTTGCCGCCTACTTCTTCGATCCCACGGTCATCAAAGGTCTCTATGTCAGCCTCGGGCTCACGGTCGTCGCGATGGCGATCGGCACGGTTCTCGGACTCGTGCTCGCGATCGCACGCATGTCCAAGGATCGGCTGGCGAATTCGTTCGCCTCCCTGTTCATCTGGTTTTTCCGTGGCACCCCGCTGCTCGTGCAGCTCATCTTCTGGTACAACCTGTCCACCCTGTTCCCGCGGCTCTCGATCGCCATACCCTTCGGCCCGACGCTTGCGAGCTGGGACACGAACTCGGTCATCACGCCGATGACGGCTGCCATCGTCGGGCTCGCGCTGAACGAAGCGGCCTATATGGCGGAGATCATTCGCGGCGGCCTTCTTTCCGTGGATCGCGGCCAGACGGAAACCGCCGAAGCCTTCGGCATGACGAGGGCCCGGGCCCTGTGGCGGATCATCATCCCGCAAGCCATGCGCTCCATTGTGCCGCCGACCGGCAATCAGCTGATCAGCATGATCAAGGCGACGTCTCTCGTCAGCGTGATCGCGATGGCCGATCTGCTTTATTCCGTGCAATCGATCTACAACCGCACCTTCGAGATCATCCCGATGCTGCTCGTCGCAGTCATCTGGTACCTGCTCATCACCTCGGTCCTCAATGTCGGGCAGAGTTATATCGAGGCCTATTACGGCCGCAGCGAGCGCCGCAACAGAGCCGCCGATAAGCCTGCGCCTGTCGGTACAGTCGTAGAGGAGGCAAGCCATTGA
- a CDS encoding amino acid ABC transporter ATP-binding protein: MSAAQTLTPLVQAHDVHKSFDQLEVLKGIDLDVMPGEVVVILGPSGSGKSTFLRCINHLEAINKGFIAVDGEQIGYRLRSDRLEKLSANGIARQRRKIGMVFQQFNLYPHMTVLQNIIEAPVGIHGESRQEATRNALKLLERVGLSEKAGSYPRQLSGGQQQRVAIARALAIKPKLMLFDEPTSALDPELVGEVLATMRDLAKQGLTMIVVTHEIGFAREAADRVVFMDGGKIVEMGSPDDVIGNPQHPRTKAFLSRFL; the protein is encoded by the coding sequence TTGAGTGCCGCCCAGACCCTAACGCCCCTCGTCCAGGCCCACGACGTTCACAAGTCCTTCGACCAGCTTGAAGTGCTGAAGGGCATCGACCTCGACGTCATGCCGGGAGAGGTCGTTGTGATCCTCGGTCCGTCCGGCTCGGGAAAGTCGACCTTCCTGCGTTGCATCAATCACCTGGAAGCCATCAACAAGGGCTTCATCGCGGTTGACGGCGAGCAGATCGGCTACCGGCTCCGCAGCGATCGTCTGGAGAAGCTCTCCGCGAACGGCATCGCCCGCCAGCGCCGGAAGATCGGCATGGTATTCCAGCAGTTCAATCTCTACCCGCACATGACGGTGCTGCAGAACATCATCGAGGCACCTGTCGGCATTCACGGTGAAAGCCGTCAGGAGGCGACCCGAAACGCCCTGAAGCTTCTTGAGCGGGTCGGGTTGTCGGAAAAGGCCGGCAGCTATCCGCGCCAGCTTTCCGGCGGCCAGCAGCAGCGCGTCGCGATCGCCCGCGCCCTGGCGATCAAGCCCAAGCTGATGCTGTTCGACGAGCCGACATCGGCACTCGATCCGGAACTCGTCGGCGAGGTGCTGGCGACCATGCGCGATCTCGCCAAACAGGGGCTCACCATGATCGTCGTGACCCATGAGATCGGCTTCGCCCGCGAGGCGGCAGACCGGGTCGTGTTCATGGATGGCGGCAAGATCGTCGAGATGGGCAGCCCGGACGATGTGATCGGAAATCCGCAGCATCCCCGCACGAAGGCCTTCCTGTCGCGCTTCCTGTGA
- a CDS encoding M20 aminoacylase family protein, with product MLNDNVFARVSDFDAMEAELTGIRHHLHAHPELSFEEAETARFVADKLEAWGYEVTRNVGGHGVVARLSAGDGRKGIAIRADMDALPIVEESGLAYASQSLGKMHACGHDGHTTVLLGAAEYLARTRRFNGTVTLIFQPAEEAGKFSGAQAMIADGLFERFPFDAIFGLHNHPGAPEGDILLRSGPMMASSDTVNITIKGLGGHASRPHLTVDPVVIACNLVVSLQTIVSRNVDPTQTAVVTVGTIHAGSAVNVIPEYAKLALSVRSFDPKIRNLLQERIVKLTQSVVDGYGATVEIEYERGYPVVVNSEAETAFARTVAEELIGADRVSTCHLIPGSEDFAYFLEHKPGSFLRLGNGTNSAILHSSKYDFADGSLITGAALWARLVERYLTE from the coding sequence ATGCTCAACGACAACGTCTTCGCCAGAGTCTCGGATTTCGACGCCATGGAAGCCGAACTCACCGGCATCCGCCACCATCTCCATGCCCATCCGGAGCTCTCCTTCGAAGAGGCCGAGACGGCGCGCTTCGTCGCCGACAAGCTCGAGGCTTGGGGTTATGAGGTGACGCGCAATGTCGGCGGGCATGGCGTCGTCGCGCGCCTGAGCGCGGGCGATGGACGGAAGGGCATCGCCATCCGGGCCGACATGGATGCTCTCCCGATCGTGGAAGAGAGCGGCCTGGCCTATGCGAGCCAGTCCCTCGGCAAGATGCATGCCTGCGGTCACGACGGGCATACGACGGTGCTGCTCGGGGCCGCCGAGTACCTGGCTCGGACCCGTCGGTTCAACGGCACCGTCACGTTGATCTTTCAACCGGCCGAAGAGGCCGGAAAGTTCAGCGGCGCTCAGGCCATGATCGCAGACGGGCTCTTCGAACGCTTTCCTTTCGACGCCATCTTCGGCCTGCACAATCATCCCGGCGCACCGGAGGGCGACATTCTCCTGCGCTCCGGCCCGATGATGGCCTCGTCCGATACCGTCAACATCACGATCAAGGGGCTCGGCGGCCATGCATCCCGGCCCCACCTCACGGTCGATCCGGTGGTGATCGCGTGCAATCTCGTGGTCTCGCTGCAGACGATCGTGTCGCGGAACGTCGATCCGACCCAGACGGCCGTCGTCACCGTCGGGACCATTCACGCGGGCAGTGCCGTCAACGTCATTCCGGAATATGCAAAGCTCGCGCTCAGCGTCCGTTCCTTCGATCCCAAGATCCGCAATCTCCTGCAGGAGCGGATCGTCAAGCTGACCCAATCGGTCGTCGACGGCTACGGCGCCACTGTCGAGATCGAGTACGAGAGGGGCTATCCGGTCGTCGTGAACTCCGAAGCGGAGACGGCCTTCGCCCGCACCGTCGCAGAGGAGCTGATCGGAGCAGACCGGGTCTCCACATGTCACCTCATTCCGGGGAGCGAGGATTTCGCCTATTTCCTCGAGCACAAGCCCGGGAGCTTCCTGAGGCTCGGCAATGGCACGAACTCCGCCATTCTTCACAGCTCGAAATACGACTTCGCCGATGGAAGCCTGATCACGGGCGCCGCGCTTTGGGCCCGTCTGGTGGAGCGCTATCTCACTGAGTGA
- a CDS encoding amino acid ABC transporter permease, with translation MTTATDIAEAQLKMPVRREPDVGRRLLHRTLKPLVGTPVNAVITLACLWVLWLGAKGAYGWLVTRAVTEGGAQACKVGNGACWPFYAAKLRFMIFGVYPYDEQWRVLLAMMLFLGAMGITMIPRFWSRQLLVLWGVTIVATAILIGGGVFGLSYVPTTQWSGLPLSFLLSAVGLAFGFPLGVVLALARSSSLPAIRVLAIIFIEVIRGVPLISILFMASVMLPLFMPSGVTVDKLLRAQIAIIIFAAAYIAEAVRGGLQAIPRGQHEAASAMGLHYWQAMRLVVLPQALKIAIPPLVNISIGFFQDTTLVTIIGLLDFLSTVRTAMTDPNWVGIAVLEGYVFAAFVFLVFSYGMGAYSRFLERRMRLGHD, from the coding sequence ATGACGACCGCGACCGACATCGCCGAAGCCCAACTGAAGATGCCGGTTCGACGGGAGCCGGATGTTGGCCGCCGCCTTCTGCATCGCACGCTCAAGCCTCTCGTCGGGACACCCGTCAATGCAGTGATCACGCTGGCCTGCCTGTGGGTCCTGTGGCTCGGGGCCAAGGGCGCCTATGGCTGGCTCGTGACCCGGGCGGTCACGGAAGGAGGCGCCCAGGCCTGCAAGGTCGGGAACGGAGCCTGCTGGCCCTTCTACGCAGCGAAGCTGCGCTTCATGATCTTCGGCGTTTATCCCTATGACGAGCAGTGGCGCGTGCTGCTTGCGATGATGCTGTTCCTCGGCGCCATGGGGATCACCATGATCCCGCGCTTCTGGAGCAGACAACTTCTCGTGCTCTGGGGCGTCACGATCGTCGCGACGGCGATCCTGATCGGAGGCGGCGTGTTCGGCCTCTCCTATGTGCCGACGACGCAGTGGAGCGGATTGCCGCTCTCCTTCCTGCTGTCGGCGGTCGGACTCGCCTTCGGCTTTCCGCTTGGCGTCGTTCTCGCCCTCGCCCGCTCCTCGAGCCTCCCGGCCATCCGGGTGCTCGCCATCATCTTCATCGAGGTGATTCGCGGCGTCCCGCTGATCAGCATCCTGTTCATGGCCTCCGTGATGCTGCCGCTCTTCATGCCGAGCGGCGTCACCGTGGACAAGCTGCTGAGGGCGCAGATCGCCATCATCATCTTCGCCGCCGCCTATATCGCGGAGGCGGTCCGTGGCGGGTTGCAGGCGATCCCCCGAGGACAGCACGAGGCCGCCAGCGCGATGGGCCTGCATTACTGGCAGGCCATGCGCCTCGTCGTTCTGCCGCAAGCCTTGAAGATCGCGATCCCGCCGCTCGTGAACATCTCCATCGGCTTCTTCCAGGACACGACGCTCGTCACGATCATCGGCCTCCTGGACTTCCTGTCCACCGTCCGTACGGCCATGACGGACCCGAACTGGGTCGGCATCGCCGTCCTGGAAGGCTACGTCTTCGCGGCCTTCGTGTTTCTGGTGTTCTCATACGGCATGGGAGCCTACAGCCGCTTCCTGGAGCGCCGCATGCGCCTCGGCCACGACTAG